One window of the Spea bombifrons isolate aSpeBom1 chromosome 8, aSpeBom1.2.pri, whole genome shotgun sequence genome contains the following:
- the LOC128503287 gene encoding semaphorin-3F-like codes for MLPSVFSLLLLLVLKAPLNGWASKPPRVFLSYRDLMESRSARSFSFGFNTSDYRILLLDQDQDRMYVGSRDYLLSLDLGNINREPLIIHWPAPLNRHKECLMAGRGRADECYNYMRVIQPLNRTHLYACGTGAYQPQCALVYRGWRSEDYVFRIVSGSLESGKGRSPYDPKQENMAVMIDGVLYAGVQVDYMGTDAALFRTMGHKLPIRSEQYDSRWLNEPLFVGSLVVSESSFKEDDKLYVLFRERSLEGENGPAMLSRIARVCLNDEGGLRSLVGKWTSFLKARLVCSVIGQDGVETSFDQLRDIFIRPTQDKHNPLIYGVFTTLGSVFRGSAVCVYSLADVRAVFNGPFAHKEGHGYQMTAYTGKTPYPRPGACAGGFSVPGIRSSKHFGEDVLRFVRTHPLMYSSVYPVNRRPLLVLSDASYTYTSIAVDRVPAADGEYTVLFLGTDRGTVQKVMILPKGDNETEGLVLEEVEVFRVPSPIKNLRISSKRHQLYVSSDAGLTQLSLHRCSGYGDSCADCCLARDPYCAWDGKACARYTPSPTRRSRRQDVKNGDPLRQCRGYNTKVDRGVSERLQIGVEGGSVFLQCDTHSPLESVTWLLQREGSQHRREVRHTTDNTDPHHLTLPFTV; via the exons ATGCTGCCGTCGGTGTTCTCTCTGCTTCTCCTGCTTGTGCTCAAAGCCCCCCTGAATGGATGGGCATCCAAACCCCCGCGCGTCTTCCTGTCCTACAGAG ACCTCATGGAGTCGCGCTCCGCTCGATCTTTTAGCTTCGGCTTCAACACCAGCGATTATCGGATTCTCCTCCTAGATCAGGATCAGGACCGGATGTATGTTGGAAGCCGAGACTACCTGCTGTCGCTAGACCTGGGAAACATCAACCGTGAGCCTTTGATT ATCCATTGGCCGGCTCCCCTGAATCGTCACAAAGAATGTCTCATGGCTGGAAGGGGTCGCGCT GATGAATGCTATAATTACATGCGCGTCATTCAGCCGTTGAACCGGACCCACCTGTATGCCTGTGGAACAGGAGCTTACCAGCCGCAGTGTGCCCTGGTCTACAGGGGTTGGAGGTCCGAG gattacGTTTTCCGAATAGTCTCAGGATCCCTGGAGTCGGGGAAAGGGAGAAGTCCATATGATCCCAAACAAGAAAACATGGCAGTAATGATAG ATGGGGTATTGTATGCCGGAGTGCAAGTAGATTACATGGGGACCGACGCCGCTCTTTTCCGCACGATGGGACACAAACTTCCGATCCGCAGCGAGCAGTACGACTCTCGCTGGCTGAATG AACCATTGTTTGTGGGGTCGCTGGTGGTGTCAGAGAGCAGCTTCAAAGAGGATGACAAGCTGTACGTCTTATTCCGGGAGAGGAGCCTCGAGGGCGAGAACGGTCCGGCCATGTTGTCTCGTATCGCCCGGGTCTGCTTG AATGATGAGGGCGGTCTACGATCCCTGGTGGGGAAGTGGACCTCTTTTCTGAAGGCTCGTCTTGTCTGTTCCGTCATCGGCCAAGACGGGGTTGAGACGTCGTTTGACCAGTTGC GTGATATTTTCATCCGGCCGACTCAAGATAAACACAACCCGTTGATATACGGAGTCTTCACTACGTTGGG TTCAGTGTTCCGGGGCTCTGCCGTCTGTGTTTACTCTCTTGCTGACGTCCGTGCTGTGTTTAATGGGCCGTTCGCTCACAAGGAGGGACATGGGTACCAGATGACTGCGTATACAGGGAAAACACCTTATCCCCGACCCGGAGCG TGTGCAGGCGGATTCTCCGTGCCTGGGATTCGCTCCAGTAAGCACTTTGGGGAAGATGTGCTGAGGTTTGTGCGCACGCACCCTCTGATGTACAGCTCCGTGTACCCCGTCAACCGCAGACCCCTGCTCGTTCTCTCAGACGCCTCATACACCTACACCAGCATTGCTGTGGACAGGGTGCCCGCTGCCGATGGCGAATATACCGTTCTGTTCCTGGGCACAG ATCGCGGTACTGTACAAAAGGTGATGATTCTGCCCAAGGGAGACAATGAGACGGAGGGACTCGTTCTGGAGGAAGTGGAGGTCTTCAGG GTACCCTCTCCTATCAAAAACCTCAGAATTTCTTCAAAGCGG CACCAGCTGTATGTCTCTTCCGATGCGGGGCTCACGCAGCTGTCTCTTCATCGCTGTTCTGGTTACGGAGACTCGTGTGCCGATTGTTGCCTGGCCCGAGATCCATATTGTGCTTGGGATGGAAAAGCCTGTGCCCGATACACCCCATCACCCACAAG GAGAAGTCGTCGGCAAGATGTAAAAAACGGAGACCCCCTCAGACAATGCCGAGGGTATAACACCAAAG TGGACCGAGGGGTCTCTGAACGGCTGCAGATCGGGGTGGAGGGGGGAAGCGTGTTC
- the LOC128503335 gene encoding protein SET-like yields MSCPEDKEDCAPPVAKQPRIAETEDKGCPDGAGDVPVSQEAEAAQALWEMTNWRDGAEQGPKEAESQKCPLNVTPHPPERNAEGHQVALPRRTPERGDTGESGRGTPHSPEGGETGEKNAKQNKDFDDADGAPQKTDSEEELVLSPLSTDSELGDPRSCSEGDECCIVSVGTQPTGTERSLQALESVQQELRSVNERADRALLQLKRRYGHLRKPHIQKRNAIIRTIPGFWVTAFLNHPQLSAMIDDRDEDTLSYMNNLQVEDFTHLKSSCKIKFYFNPNPYFKNEVIVKEFQYGTAGRLVSRSTPIRWWRGQNPATNRGKSSNSAPSFFSWFSDHSFPAADRIAAIIKEDLWPNPLQYYLIGEGDSDDSAAQDSDTDNGDDCVVIVDDDEEGEEEDDNEDDEENDIHEISSNTEKHNEDTDEDDEVEVEESVPEDMVESTIEEQGSGDILLDPNDSEQSCDGEEDKGDDEDG; encoded by the exons ATGAGCTGCCCCGAAGACAAGGAGGACTGCGCACCCCCTGTGGCTAAACAGCCGCGTATTGCAGAGACTGAGGACAAAGGGTGTCCAGATGGAGCCGGTGACGTTCCCGTCAGCCAGGAGGCAGAGGCTGCTCaggcattatgggagatgaCAAACTGGAGAGATGGAGCAGAACAGGGGCCAAAGGAAGCAGAGAGCCAAAAATGTCCACTTAACGTGACTCCGCACCCTCCAGAGAGAAACGCTGAGGGGCACCAGGTGGCCCTTCCACGGCGCACTCCTGAAAGAGGAGACACGGGCGAGAGTGGCCGTGGAACGCCGCATTCCCCCGAAGGAGGAGAAACGGGAGAAAAGAACGCAAAACAGAATAAAGACTTTGACGATGCTGATGGAGCCCCACAGAAGACAGATTCTGAGGAGGAGCTTGTGTTGTCTCCGCTCTCCACAGATTCTGAGTTGGGTGACCCTCGCTCTTGTAGTGAGGGTGACGAATGTTGTATTGTCTCCGTCGGTACGCAGCCCACCGGCACCGAGCGCTCGTTGCAAGCCCTTGAGTCAGTTCAGCAGGAGCTGCGGTCGGTAAATGAGCGTGCGGATCGAGCGTTGCTGCAGCTCAAGAGAAGATACGGTCATCTCCGAAAACCACACATACAGAAAAGGAACGCCATCATACGCACCATTCCAGGCTTTTGGGTCACCGCT TTTCTTAATCACCCTCAGCTGTCCGCCATGATTGATGATCGTGACGAGGATACCTTGAGTTACATGAATAATCTGCAG GTGGAGGATTTTACACACCTGAAATCTAGCTGCAAAATCAAGTTCTACTTCAACCCTAACCCTTACTTTAAAAATGAAGTGATTGTCAAGGAGTTCCAGTACGGCACTGCGG GACGTCTGGTCTCTCGTTCTACTCCCATTCGCTGGTGGCGAGGACAAAATCCTGCTACAAACAGAGGAAAATCCAGCAACTCGGCACCCAGCTTCTTCAGCTGGTTCTCTGATCATAGCTTCCCTGCAGCTGATCGGATAGCAGCG ATCATTAAAGAGGATCTCTGGCCGAACCCTCTGCAATATTACCTCATTGGTGAAGGTGACAGTGATGACAGTGCTGCACAGGACAG TGATACAGACAATGGCGATGACTGTGTAGTAATTGTCGATGATGATGAAGAAGGGGAGGAAGAAGACGACAACGAAGATGATGAGGAAAATGACATACACGAGATTTCAAGTaacacagaaaaacataatGAGG aTACTGATGAGGATGATGAAGTTGAAGTGGAGGAATCTGTACCCGAGGATATGGTGGAGTCAACCATAGAAGAACAGGGATCAGGAGACATCTTACTGGATCCCAATGACTCTGAACAGTCCTGTGACGGTGAAGAGGACAAGGGGGATGATGAGGATGGGTAG